TCGGCGGCCACGGCGCCGGCCTACGCACGATCTGGCTGCCGTACGGCCGTGAGCAGCCCGCAAGCGCGGTGCGCGCGGACCACGACTGCGCCACCGTCCTCGAGGCGATGGAGATCATCGCCGCCGGAGAGCCGACGGAATAAACCGGCGGGCCGCGTCGGCTGCGATAGAGAGCGGCGCGAACGGCGTCCGCGACCGAGCGTACGCCGAGAAGCAGGAGCAAGCCGATGCGCGTGGAGATCTGGAGTGATGTGGCCTGTCCCTGGTGCTACATCGGCAAGGCCCGGTTCGAGCAGGGGCTGGCCGAGTTCGCGCACAAGGACGAGGTCGAGGTGGTCTTCCGCTCCTTCGAGCTGGACCCGAACCGCCCCGAGGGCGAGACCACGCCGGTGCTCGGCATGCTCGCGAAGAAGTACGGCATGAGCGAGGCGCAGGCCCGCCAGGCCGAACAGCGCGTCGCGGACAACGCCGCCGCCGAGGGCCTCGGCTACCGCAGCGAAGGCCGCGACAGCGGCAACACCTTCGCCATCCACCGGCTGCTGCACTTCGCGCAGACCCAGGGCCGGCAGAACGAGCTGGTCAACCTGACCTTCCGGGCGAACTTCGCCGAGGAGCGCTCGGTGTTCGACCGCGCGCGGCTGCTCGAGCTGGCCGAGGAGGCCGGCCTCGACCCCGCGGAGAGCCGCAAGGTGCTCGAGGA
This genomic window from Actinospica robiniae DSM 44927 contains:
- a CDS encoding DsbA family oxidoreductase, whose amino-acid sequence is MRVEIWSDVACPWCYIGKARFEQGLAEFAHKDEVEVVFRSFELDPNRPEGETTPVLGMLAKKYGMSEAQARQAEQRVADNAAAEGLGYRSEGRDSGNTFAIHRLLHFAQTQGRQNELVNLTFRANFAEERSVFDRARLLELAEEAGLDPAESRKVLEDPTAFADEVRADEREAAELGANGVPFFVLDRRYGVSGGQPAAVFKQALEEAWATRPQAPKLATVPGLPDPGQADEVCGPEGCAVPQR